Proteins co-encoded in one Prunus persica cultivar Lovell chromosome G6, Prunus_persica_NCBIv2, whole genome shotgun sequence genomic window:
- the LOC18773911 gene encoding protein PMR5, translating to MALFCSQSIGSCLTILCLVLVQCRSALILSMKKHHHSYHHHRTAPMFQTNQSNCALFAGTWVQDDDYPMYQSSECPLIIDPEFNCQMYGRPDTGYLKYRWRPLNCELPRFNGLEFLDKMRGKTVMFVGDSLGRNQWESLVCLIYSAAPQTQTQMVKGDPLSTFSFLDYGVTIQFYRAPYLVDIDMMQGKRVLRLEDISENSKAWRNADVLSFNTGHWWSHNGGLQGWDYMESGGKYYRDMDRLAALEKGMRTWANWVDSNIDTTRTRVFFLSISPTHYNPNEWNGGATPATTKNCYGETAPMTISGVTYPGTTYPDQMRVVDNVIRGMSNPASLLDITMLSELRKDGHPSIYSGDLSPQERANPERSADCSHWCLPGLPDTWNQLFYTALLY from the exons ATGGCTCTTTTCTGTTCCCAATCTATTGGTTCATGTTTAACTATTCTTTGCCTGGTTTTGGTCCAATGCCGCTCAGCTTTGATACTGAGCATGAAGAAGCACCACCACAGCTACCACCACCACAGAACAGCTCCAATGTTCCAAACCAACCAAAGCAATTGTGCTTTGTTTGCAGGCACTTGGGTCCAAGATGACGATTACCCAATGTACCAATCTTCTGAGTGTCCATTAATCATAGACCCTGAGTTCAACTGTCAAATGTACGGCCGCCCAGACACTGGCTACCTCAAGTACAGATGGAGACCCCTCAATTGTGAGCTCCCAAG GTtcaatgggcttgagtttttgGACAAAATGAGAGGGAAAACAGTGATGTTTGTAGGTGACTCGCTTGGGAGGAATCAATGGGAGTCTTTGGTTTGCTTGATTTACTCTGCAGCTCCTCAAACCCAGACACAAATGGTCAAGGGAGATCCACTCTCAACATTTAGCTTCTTG GACTACGGTGTGACAATACAATTCTATCGAGCTCCATATCTGGTCGACATAGATATGATGCAAGGAAAGAGAGTTCTAAGGCTTGAGGACATTTCCGAGAACAGCAAGGCGTGGCGGAACGCCGATGTGCTGTCATTTAACACCGGTCACTGGTGGAGCCACAATGGAGGTCTCCAGGG GTGGGATTACATGGAATCAGGAGGAAAATATTACCGAGATATGGATCGTTTGGCTGCTTTGGAGAAAGGGATGAGAACATGGGCTAATTGGGTCGACTCAAACATCGACACCACAAGGACCCGagttttcttcctttccatATCTCCCACACACTACAA CCCAAATGAATGGAATGGGGGAGCAACTCCTGCAACCACCAAGAACTGCTATGGGGAAACAGCACCAATGACAATAAGTGGAGTAACATATCCAGGGACAACATATCCAGACCAAATGAGAGTGGTGGACAATGTGATCAGGGGCATGAGCAACCCTGCATCTTTGCTAGACATCACAATGCTTTCAGAGCTTAGAAAAGATGGGCACCCTTCAATCTACagtggggatttgagccctcAGGAGAGAGCCAATCCTGAACGCTCAGCAGATTGTAGCCACTGGTGCCTTCCTGGACTGCCAGACACTTGGAACCAGCTCTTTTACACAGCTTTGCTCTATTAA
- the LOC18774233 gene encoding asparagine synthetase [glutamine-hydrolyzing]: MCGILAVLGCSDDSQAKRVRVLELSRRLKHRGPDWSGLYQHGDCFLAHQRLAIIDPASGDQPLYNEDKSIVVTVNGEIYNHEELRKRLPNHKFRTGSDCDVIAHLYEEYGENFVDMLDGMFSFVLLDTRDNSFIVARDAIGITSLYIGWSLDGSVWIASELKGLNDDCEHFESFPPGHLYSSKEGALKRWYNPTWFSEAIPSAPYDPLALRSAFETAVIKRLMTDVPFGVLLSGGLDSSLVASITARHLAGTKAAKQWGAQLHSFCVGLEGSPDLKAAKEVADYLGTVHHEFHFTVQDGIDAIEDVIYHIETYDVTTIRASTPMFLMSRKIKSLGVKMVISGEGSDEIFGGYLYFHKAPNKEEFHRETCRKIKALHQYDCLRANKSTSAWGLEARVPFLDKDFINVAMAIDPEFKLIKKDQGRIEKWVLRKAFDDEEHPYLPKHILYRQKEQFSDGVGYSWIDGLKSHAALHVTDKMMLNAARIFPHNTPNTKEAYYYRMIFERFFPQNSARNTVPGGPSVACSTATAVAWDAEWSKNLDPSGRAIFEVHQQAYDKQAAPVTSSIVPPEIIDNVPQMKVSTPGVAILS, encoded by the exons ATGTGTGGAATTCTTGCTGTTCTTGGTTGCTCTGATGACTCTCAGGCCAAGAGGGTCCGAGTCCTTGAGCTTTCTCGCAG ATTGAAGCATCGTGGCCCTGATTGGAGTGGTCTTTACCAGCATGGAGATTGTTTCTTGGCTCATCAGAGGCTGGCCATCATTGACCCTGCTTCTGGGGATCAACCTCTGTACAATGAAGACAAGTCAATTGTTGTCACG GTGAATGGAGAGATTTACAACCATGAAGAGTTGAGGAAGCGTCTGCCGAATCACAAGTTCAGAACTGGCAGTGATTGTGATGTCATTGCTCATCTG TATGAAGAGTATGGGGAGAATTTTGTGGATATGCTGGATggaatgttttcttttgtgctACTGGATACCCGCGACAACAGCTTCATCGTTGCTCGCGATGCGATTGGGATCACTTCCCTCTACATCGGGTGGAGTCTTGATG GCTCAGTTTGGATAGCATCAGAACTGAAAGGATTGAATGATGATTGTGAGCACTTTGAGAGCTTCCCGCCCGGTCATCTGTACTCGAGCAAAGAAGGTGCACTCAAGAGATGGTACAATCCTACTTGGTTCTCAGAGGCCATTCCATCTGCGCCATATGATCCGCTTGCTCTCAGAAGTGCCTTTGAAACT GCTGTGATCAAAAGGCTAATGACTGATGTGCCCTTTGGAGTTCTTCTCTCTGGAGGCCTAGATTCATCTTTGGTCGCCTCTATCACGGCTCGCCACTTGGCAGGCACGAAGGCCGCCAAGCAATGGGGAGCACAGCTCCATTCGTTCTGTGTTGGACTAGAG GGTTCGCCTGATTTGAAGGCTGCAAAAGAAGTTGCAGACTATTTGGGAACCGTTCACCACGAGTTTCATTTTACTGTTCAG GACGGTATTGATGCAATAGAGGATGTTATTTACCACATTGAAACTTATGATGTTACGACTATTCGAGCTAGCACCCCTATGTTTCTTATGTCCCGTAAGATTAAGTCTTTGGGGGTTAAGATGGTGATTTCTGGTGAGGGATCCGATGAGATTTTTGGTGGATACTTGTACTTCCACAAGGCACCCAACAAGGAAGAGTTTCACCGCGAAACTTGCAGAAAG ATTAAGGCACTGCACCAGTATGATTGCCTCAGGGCAAACAAATCAACATCTGCTTGGGGATTAGAAGCTCGTGTCCCTTTCCTGGACAAAGACTTCATCAACGTTGCAATGGCTATTGATCCTGAGTTTAAACTG ATCAAAAAGGACCAAGGAAGAATTGAGAAATGGGTCCTCCGGAAGGCCTTTGATGATGAGGAGCATCCTTATCTGCCAAAG CACATTCTGTACAGGCAGAAAGAACAGTTCAGTGATGGCGTCGGCTATAGTTGGATTGATGGCCTGAAATCCCATGCTGCTCTCCAT GTGACTGATAAGATGATGCTGAATGCTGCACGCATCTTCCCGCACAACACTCCCAATACAAAAGAAGCCTACTACTACCGAATGATTTTCGAGAGGTTCTTCCCACAG AACTCAGCCCGGAACACAGTACCTGGAGGACCAAGTGTGGCCTGCAGCACAGCCACAGCTGTGGCATGGGATGCTGAATGGTCCAAAAATCTTGACCCATCTGGTAGGGCTATATTTGAAGTGCATCAACAAGCTTATGACAAGCAGGCTGCACCTGTGACTAGCAGCATTGTGCCTCCGGAGATCATCGACAATGTACCTCAGATGAAAGTGAGCACTCCCGGGGTCGCGATTCTCAGCTAA